Proteins co-encoded in one Uloborus diversus isolate 005 chromosome 9, Udiv.v.3.1, whole genome shotgun sequence genomic window:
- the LOC129230540 gene encoding titin homolog, translated as MVHPDGRIKATPKEIKKYEQFLQERYRNKTMELYKDRSSLKDSELGKLRLKKICKKSAKDPEDVSAKDKTLAIEKQADKKDSVKQKRMTLERNGQKSGNLSKFTTLSPKSMTLRERTDSSTAKLRDNSYIVTKEGILKSEEKCLSRKSVPKPFSSPLIKQKRKVSGKFQEKSIESRKLTKKSSLKVVSEDRQPFLKLGKKIQRKISEHESFFSKRDVAIMKMVEKSGSNLMLDKKIKPALLAAKKERDQDEEEDKSTSDTGAEINQSASEHEEISDTLQDDERSAHASDKTKQELVLWDKSSERASSDEKDEPTLNDGIREDAPSDEKDEPSLSDGIREDAPSDEKDIPSLSDGMREDALSDGMREDALSDELRGNAFSDEISERFSNNGMTERDLSDAKSKGALSDAGNDIAPIKEKSQHAVSDKDSETALIERKSEHFCDEEEKEPDRSEGKHEHFASDEIRESNLSDKERETATVDEKREPALSEEKIEHLASDEKKEPDLSELESEFVTVDEKSEFPQSERIRESPISDETRESDLSDLESEIAIVDETNGTALSEGKSEHLVSDEVRKLDVSDEESEITIVEEKSESGLSEEISESPMSDEIEELDLSDVESKIATDDEKGESDLNEGKIEPPLVERISEHHVSDEIRELDASDEISKSTSVSEGKYDTFQDGEDNEVELEYKQSENLLREERRELALSDEKSMPALNDETSKDLLRGKIREKYLGQEISNRTVRGVGSENVPTEERSDRSLNNEKKYTALSGGMSQHLLKDEIRNPHLSDKESGIAPVDAIRKHDSADEMSKLAAHEEKYPDFQTDGKSVASQEELRETSQNDEEDETSQDDVQSKTTEADQLSQDSQDDEERDIALDVRINKLIERDEASKFALTDKVSESALSDEIGKDVHNDQLSKPDINDEKNELDMEDETRESDPGDEIDDSSATGERRESRTRVENIESTLSDKIRKPAKVREKKGSGSVGGMSALDSDDETNESYSDDEISKPATVDEKSMAFHDNGNIDFFLDFKDNEFVRDDEIQEERPTVKKTGSSSRTKRSEPDLSNESSETALGIEKSKPTQRDKGSDRVLSEDTVEPTRVDGKSGSNVVSVVSKSTSLNEKKNTSQDDHIRGAQDYQENKFTLGKKKSEVTSGVEKSELTLKHKRNEHNSVDKASKLAAGTEENKAPSADENIVTAYGEKDFVPDQTKSRGTIDDEKSEPVLSDGRRGSALSNEISEQTLSDEVTKPALLNDRRDYDFYNGPTEMREKNETFQSDRKNETVYENNEFGGKKMDSKVTASDEKCETDLAAEKSEPVLSDERSRHVVSDEKSEPVINNENVSLALNDERNKPAMRDEKSRFDLSAKRSKSSLSDGRRETGLVGERSKHPVTGEKTKLAPSEKTKPVSEEKNEPVPNDERNETDLSEISKYAALDEKIKAAPDEEEKEATPGDEESEFGIEDDEKEHSSAGKNSERALRDTNSECDLSYGKGESLSDEDLPKETNTGQAYSSENAISEHINLNYDLVRIESSKNALKNDDMSLHENASCSTENAKHKFRKTSENEASLEHGCAVIRGKTSITSSMNENGFLKLADDLIPLKGEKSKEDSEFRDALKEKATYKRSGNIKKSSNLGVSRKIERTKDDEKPSLNLQQDLDYTKDEKQLTQSEKKDSRFYDDEQMKENENKGVIGISEHREKDSILKAGHERRISVENDEEQKEVYENAFSSKEKESSSERIERKPERKKVSTSYEKIIPQKSIQGHFPRAASDSKSGKIKGKNNSNFLQSIASRSNSAMKKIRKSFSRNNSSNKPRESKTENIETDEHNLCARKANETTSDEVVLTVKNWDNAGTNDETLTKENADIGESSIDHNAKSKNVKDN; from the exons ATGGTACATCCCGACGGGAGAATAAAAGCCACTCCTAAGGAGATCAAAAAGTATGAACAGTTTTTGCAGGAGAGGTATCGTAACAAGACTATGGAGTTGTACAAGGATAGA AGTTCGTTAAAAGATTCTGAATTAGGGAAGCTTCGTTTGAAGAAAATATGTAAGAAATCTGCAAAAGATCCCGAGGACGTCTCGGCAAAGGATAAAACTCTTGCAATTGAAA agCAAGCAGACAAAAAGGACTCCGTAAAGCAAAAAAGAATGACGTTAGAGAGGAATGGTCAGAAGTCGGGCAATTTGTCTAAATTTACAACTCTGTCTCCAAAAAGCATGACCTTAAGAGAAAGAACAGATTCTTCCACAGCTAAATTGAGGGATAACAGTTATATAGTCACAAAAGAGGGCATTTTGAAGAGTGAAGAAAAATGTCTTTCACGTAAATCCGTTCCAAAGCCGTTTTCCAGCCCTCTAATTAAGCAAAAACGGAAAGTTTCTGGAAAGTTTCAAGAAAAATCTATTGAATCTAGAAAGCTAACAAAGAAAAGTTCTCTTAAAGTTGTGAGCGAAGATCGTCAACCTTTCTTAAAATTAGGAAAGAAGATCCAAAGAAAGATCTCCGAACACGAAAGCTTCTTCTCTAAAAGAGACGTTGCGATCATGAAAATGGTTGAGAAATCAGGGTCAAATTTAATGTTAGACAAAAAAATCAAGCCTGCTTTACTAgccgcaaaaaaagaaagagatcAAGATGAAGAAGAAGATAAATCCACATCGGATACAGGTGCTGAAATTAATCAATCTGCTTCAGAACATGAGGAAATAAGTGATACTCTCCAAGATGATGAACGAAGTGCACATGCTTCGGATAAGACGAAACAGGAACTTGTTCTGTGGGATAAAAGCAGTGAGCGTGCTTCAAGTGATGAAAAAGATGAACCAACTCTAAATGATGGAATAAGGGAAGATGCTCCAAGTGATGAAAAAGATGAGCCTTCTCTAAGTGATGGAATAAGGGAAGATGCTCCAAGTGATGAAAAAGATATACCTTCTCTAAGTGATGGAATGAGGGAAGATGCTCTAAGTGATGGAATGAGGGAAGATGCTCTAAGTGATGAACTTAGAGGAAATGCTTTTAGCGATGAAATAAGTGAAAGATTCTCAAATAATGGAATGACTGAACGAGATTTAAGTGATGCAAAAAGTAAGGGAGCTTTAAGTGATGCAGGGAATGATATTGctccaataaaagaaaaaagtcaacATGCTGTAAGTGATAAAGATAGTGAGACTGCACTAATTGAAagaaaaagtgaacatttttgtGATGAGGAAGAAAAAGAACCGGATCGGAGTGAAGGAAAACATGAACATTTTGCAAGTGATGAAATAAGAGAATCGAACCTGAGTGATAAAGAAAGGGAAACTGCTACAGTTGATGAAAAAAGAGAGCCTGCTCTAAGTGAAGAAAAAATTGAACATCTTgcaagtgatgaaaaaaaagaaccaGACTTGAGTGAACTAGAAAGCGAATTTGTTACAGTTGATGAAAAAAGTGAGTTTCCTCAAAGTGAAAGAATAAGAGAATCTCCCATAAGTGATGAAACAAGAGAATCGGATCTGAGTGATTTAGAAAGTGAAATTGCTATAGTTGATGAAACAAATGGAACTGCTCTAAGTGAAGGAAAAAGTGAGCATCTTGTTAGTGATGAAGTACGGAAACTGGACGTGAGCGATGAAGAAAGTGAAATTACTATAGTTGAGGAAAAAAGTGAATCAGGTCTAAGTGAAGAAATAAGTGAATCTCCTATGAGTGATGAAATAGAAGAACTGGACCTGAGTGATGTGGAGAGTAAAATTGCTACAGATGATGAAAAAGGGGAATCTgatttaaatgaaggaaaaattgAGCCTCCTCTGGTTGAAAGAATAAGTGAGCATCATGTAAGTGATGAAATAAGAGAACTTGATGCAAGTGATGAGATAAGTAAATCTACTTCAGTGAGTGAGGGAAAATATGACACTTTTCAAGACGGCGAAGATAATGAAGTTGAGTTAGAGTATAAACAAAGTGAAAATCTACTAAGAGAGGAAAGGAGAGAACTTGCTCTAAGTGATGAAAAAAGTATGCCTGCTCTAAATGATGAAACAAGTAAAGATCTTTTAAGGGGTAAAATCAGGGAGAAATATTTAGGTCAAGAAATAAGTAATAGAACTGTAAGAGGTGTAGGGAGTGAAAATGTTCCTACAGAGGAAAGAAGTGATCGTTcactaaacaatgaaaaaaagtataCTGCTCTTAGTGGAGGAATGAGTCAACATCTTCTTAAAGATGAAATAAGGAATCCACACTTGAGTGACAAAGAAAGCGGAATTGCTCCAGTTGATGCAATAAGAAAACATGATTCAGCTGATGAGATGAGTAAGCTGGCAGCGCATGAAGAAAAATATCCAGATTTTCAAACTGACGGAAAAAGTGTTGCTTCCCAAGAAGAACTAAGAGAAACATCACAAAATGACGAAGAAGATGAAACTTCTCAAGATGACGTGCAAAGTAAAACAACTGAAGCTGACCAGCTAAGTCAAGATTCCCAAGACGACGAAGAAAGGGATATTGCTTTAGATGTTAGAATAAATAAACTCATTGAAAGAGATGAAGCAAGTAAATTTGCACTAACTGATAAAGTAAGCGAATCTGCTCTAAGTGATGAAATAGGTAAAGACGTTCATAATGATCAATTAAGTAAACCTgatataaatgatgaaaaaaatgagCTGGATATGGAGGATGAAACAAGGGAGTCAGATCCCGGTGATGAAATAGATGACTCTTCTGCAACTGGTGAAAGACGTGAATCCCGCACTAGAGTTGAAAACATTGAATCTACTCTAAGTGATAAAATAAGGAAACCTGCTAAAGTTAGGGAAAAAAAGGGGTCTGGCTCAGTTGGTGGAATGAGTGCACTTGACTCAGATGATGAAACTAATGAATCTTACTCAGATGATGAAATAAGTAAGCCAGCTACTGTCGATGAAAAAAGTATGGCTTTTCATGATAAcggaaatattgatttttttctagattttaaaGATAATGAATTTGTTCGTGATGATGAAATACAGGAAGAAAGACCAACTGTCAAGAAAACTGGATCTTCTTCAAGAACTAAAAGAAGTGAGCCTGATCTAAGTAATGAGAGTAGCGAAACTGCTTTAGGAATTGAGAAAAGCAAACCTACTCAACGTGACAAAGGAAGTGACCGCGTTTTAAGTGAGGATACAGTTGAACCTACTCGAGTTGATGGAAAAAGTGGATCTAATGTAGTTAGTGTGGTAAGTAAGTCTACTTccctaaatgaaaagaaaaacacttctCAAGATGACCACATTAGAGGTGCTCAAGATTAccaagaaaataaatttactttaggTAAGAAAAAAAGTGAAGTAACTTCAGGTGTTGAAAAAAGTGAGTTAActttaaaacataaaagaaatgAACATAATTCAGTTGACAAGGCAAGTAAACTTGCTGCAGGAACTGAAGAAAATAAAGCACCAAGTGCTGACGAAAACATTGTTACTGCTTACGGTGAAAAGGATTTTGTTCCAGATCAGACAAAAAGTCGGGGAACTATAGATGATGAAAAAAGTGAACCTGTTCTGAGTGATGGAAGAAGAGGTTCTGCTTTAAGTAATGAAATAAGTGAACAAACACTGAGTGATGAAGTAACTAAGCCTGCTCTACTTAATGATAGACGTGACTATGATTTTTATAATGGGCCCACTGAAATGAGGGAAAAGAATGAAACTTTTCAAAGTGACAGAAAAAATGAAACTGTTTACGAAAACAATGAATTTGGAGGAAAAAAGATGGATAGTAAAGTGACTGCCTCTGATGAGAAATGTGAAACTGATTTAGCTGCTGAAAAAAGTGAGCCTGTTTTAAGTGACGAAAGAAGTAGGCATGTTGTGAGTGATGAAAAAAGTGAGCctgttataaataatgaaaacgttAGTCTTGCTCTAAATGATGAAAGAAATAAACCTGCTATGAGGGATGAAAAAAGCAGATTTGATCTAAGTGCTAAAAGAAGTAAATCTTCTCTGAGCGATGGAAGAAGAGAAACTGGTCTAGTTGGTGAAAGAAGTAAACATCCTGTAACTGGTGAAAAAACAAAACTTGCGCCAAGTGAAAAAACTAAACctgtttctgaagaaaaaaatgaaccaGTTCCAAATGATGAAAGAAATGAAACTGATTTAAGTGAGATCAGTAAGTATGCTGCCCTGGATGAAAAAATTAAAGCTGCCCCGgatgaagaagaaaaagaagctaCTCCAGGTGACGAAGAAAGTGAATTTGGAATAGAGGATGATGAAAAAGAACATTCTTCAGCAGGTAAAAATAGCGAACGTGCTTTAAGAGACACAAATAGTGAATGTGATCTAAGTTATGGAAAAGGTGAGTCGCTTTCAGATgaagatttacctaaagaaaccAACACTGGACAAGCTTACTCATCTGAAAATGCAATATCAGAACATATTAATTTGAACTATGATTTAGTTAGAATTGAGTCAAgtaaaaatgctcttaaaaatGATGACATGTCTCTGCATGAAAACGCATCTTGTTCTACAGAAAATGCAAAACACAAGTTTCGTAAAACTTCAGAAAATGAAGCTTCTTTAGAGCATGGATGTGCGGTAATAAGAGGAAAAACATCAATTACTTCCTCTATGAATGAAAATGGTTTTTTGAAACTCGCAGACGATTTAATTCCGTTAAAAGgtgaaaaatcaaaagaagattcTGAATTTCGTGATGCTCTAAAAGAAAAAGCTACCTATAAAAGATCaggaaacataaaaaaatcaagtaaccTAGGTGTATCTAGGAAAATTGAACGCACCAAAGACGATGAAAAACCCTCTCTAAATCTACAACAAGATCTTGACTATACGAAAGATGAGAAACAGTTGacgcaaagtgaaaaaaaagattcGCGGTTTTACGACGATGAACAGatgaaagaaaacgaaaacaaGGGGGTCATTGGAATTTCCGAGCACAGGGAAAAAGATTCAATTTTGAAGGCTGGTCACGAAAGGAGAATATCAGTTGAGAATGATGAAGAACAAAAAGAAGTTTATGAGAATgcattttcttcaaaagaaaaggaaagcTCTTCCGAGCGGATAGAGAGAAAGCCTGAAAGAAAGAAAGTCTCCACCAGCTATGAAAAAATAATTCCACAAAAATCTATACAAGGACATTTCCCCCGAGCCGCAAGTGATTCAAAGtcgggaaaaatcaaaggaaagaataatagtaattttttgCAGAGTATTGCAAGTCGCTCGAATAGTGCCATGAAAAAGATACGAAAGAGTTTTAGCAGAAATAATTCATCAAATAAACCTCGAGAAAGCAAGACtgaaaatattgaaactgatGAGCATAACCTTTGTGCACGTAAGGCAAACGAAACCACAAGTGATGAAGTAGTTCTTACAGTGAAAAACTGGGATAATGCTGGAACAAATGATGAGACGTTAACAAAAGAAAATGCAGATATCGGGGAAAGTTCAATTGACCACAACGCAAAAAGCAAAAATGTGAAAGATAACTGA